In Rubrivirga marina, the following are encoded in one genomic region:
- a CDS encoding PP2C family protein-serine/threonine phosphatase: MAAPAPLGTVDDPTDSALDLDDPLGALLLALMSRLLTSRAVGAVVTDDGLRVEVVKGRLDVAVGDLIQTDAEAGGTGLPAALEAAGLTLAAPLLHGGERIGLVALGPKLSGEPYAPAEIGLVRSLAGATAASLAASRSAAALVVANRALASRAHALRTLFELAQAFGRALDHDAIVNRLAYALMGQLLVRRVAVALCDSDADGPLDTVLARGAESIEVPRALCEITEPAALDDAGLVAKGWRWVVPLRAGDVTRGAVLLGPPALASDDWTPDADTTDFTAALAALAVGALETADRVEERLERERMREEVRLAREVQARLLPEALPALPGLDLAARWRPSRDVSGDTYHAADLGGRALVAVADVVGKGIGASLLMATLQAGFRLVDPELAGAADLGAALEAATAKLDRLVHASTEAHQFVTLAWAVAEPSGDVWSVVAGHPPPRLLRAGGGVEALAPGGPLLGVLPGAVFSVSHAHLSPGDALVFYTDGATEARNPDAEELGPVGLDRVLKGADASTAAVLVDAVVAAVDAWGEGADAEDDDLTVVAVRRER, from the coding sequence ATGGCCGCCCCCGCTCCGCTCGGCACCGTCGACGACCCGACGGACTCCGCGCTCGACCTCGACGACCCGCTCGGCGCGCTCCTGCTCGCCCTCATGAGCCGGTTGCTCACGTCCCGAGCCGTCGGCGCGGTGGTGACGGACGACGGGCTCCGGGTGGAGGTCGTGAAAGGCCGCCTCGACGTCGCCGTGGGCGACCTCATTCAGACTGACGCCGAGGCGGGGGGCACCGGCCTGCCGGCCGCACTCGAAGCAGCGGGGCTGACGCTGGCAGCCCCCCTCCTTCACGGCGGCGAACGGATCGGTCTCGTCGCCCTCGGGCCGAAGCTGAGCGGTGAGCCGTACGCGCCGGCCGAGATCGGGTTGGTGCGGTCACTGGCCGGCGCCACGGCCGCCTCGCTGGCCGCCAGCCGGTCGGCCGCGGCCCTCGTCGTCGCCAACCGCGCCCTCGCGTCGAGGGCCCACGCGCTGCGGACGCTCTTCGAACTGGCGCAGGCGTTCGGGCGAGCGCTCGACCACGACGCCATCGTCAACCGGCTGGCGTACGCCCTCATGGGCCAACTCCTCGTCCGCCGCGTCGCCGTCGCGCTGTGCGACTCCGACGCCGACGGCCCGCTCGACACGGTCCTCGCCCGCGGCGCCGAGTCCATCGAGGTCCCGCGGGCGCTCTGCGAAATCACGGAGCCAGCGGCCCTCGACGACGCGGGCTTGGTGGCCAAGGGCTGGCGGTGGGTCGTCCCGCTTCGGGCCGGCGACGTCACGCGCGGGGCCGTCCTCCTCGGCCCGCCCGCCCTCGCCAGCGACGACTGGACCCCCGACGCCGACACGACCGACTTCACGGCCGCGCTCGCGGCCCTTGCCGTCGGCGCCCTCGAGACCGCCGACCGGGTCGAGGAGCGGCTGGAGCGCGAGCGGATGCGGGAGGAGGTCCGCCTCGCGCGGGAGGTCCAGGCGCGGCTCCTGCCCGAGGCGCTGCCCGCGCTTCCCGGCCTCGACCTCGCCGCGCGGTGGAGGCCCAGCCGCGACGTCTCGGGCGACACGTACCACGCCGCCGACCTTGGCGGCCGCGCCCTCGTCGCCGTCGCCGACGTCGTGGGTAAGGGGATCGGTGCGTCGCTTCTGATGGCGACGCTCCAGGCCGGCTTTCGCCTCGTCGACCCCGAACTGGCCGGGGCCGCCGACCTCGGGGCCGCACTGGAGGCGGCGACCGCCAAACTCGACCGGCTCGTCCACGCGAGCACCGAGGCGCACCAGTTCGTGACGCTGGCGTGGGCCGTCGCCGAGCCGTCGGGCGACGTGTGGTCGGTGGTGGCAGGGCACCCGCCGCCGCGGCTGCTCCGGGCGGGGGGAGGCGTCGAGGCGCTGGCGCCGGGCGGGCCGCTCCTGGGCGTCCTCCCGGGCGCCGTGTTCTCCGTCTCCCATGCGCACCTCTCGCCCGGCGACGCGCTCGTCTTCTACACCGACGGCGCCACCGAGGCTCGCAACCCCGACGCCGAAGAGCTCGGCCCCGTCGGCCTCGACCGTGTGCTCAAAGGGGCCGATGCGTCGACGGCCGCCGTGCTCGTCGATGCCGTCGTCGCGGCCGTGGACGCCTGGGGCGAGGGGGCGGATGCCGAGGACGACGACCTCACGGTCGTGGCCGTTCGACGCGAGAGGTGA
- a CDS encoding metallophosphoesterase family protein, producing the protein MRLGIVSDTHGFYHPELDDVFAGVDLILHAGDVGPAEVVDRLEKLAPVVGVYGNVDGPPVRGRFKEHVKIRVGGVRLWMTHIGGRPGRWAPGIGPALRADPPDLFVCGHSHILRIERVPNLGRMLYLNPGAAGRQGFHQVKTCVRLRVEDGQMSEAEVIHLEKEGPQRA; encoded by the coding sequence GTGCGCCTCGGCATCGTCTCGGACACCCACGGCTTCTACCACCCCGAACTCGACGACGTGTTCGCGGGCGTCGACCTGATCCTCCACGCAGGAGACGTCGGGCCCGCCGAGGTGGTGGATCGACTCGAGAAGCTGGCGCCGGTCGTGGGGGTGTATGGGAACGTGGACGGGCCGCCGGTGCGCGGGCGGTTCAAGGAGCACGTGAAGATCCGCGTGGGCGGCGTGCGGCTGTGGATGACGCACATCGGCGGGCGGCCAGGGCGGTGGGCGCCCGGCATCGGCCCGGCCCTCCGCGCCGACCCGCCGGACCTCTTCGTCTGTGGCCACAGCCACATCCTGCGCATCGAGCGCGTCCCGAACCTCGGGCGGATGCTCTATCTCAACCCCGGCGCCGCGGGGCGCCAGGGGTTCCACCAGGTCAAGACGTGCGTGAGGCTGCGGGTCGAGGACGGGCAGATGAGCGAGGCCGAGGTGATTCACCTCGAGAAGGAGGGGCCGCAGCGGGCCTGA
- a CDS encoding Rad52/Rad22 family DNA repair protein, with translation MNAADLPRLADPFPPSDVEWKPGATTRDKSKGLAMAYLTSRAVQQRFDDVCGPADWRNEFQPGPDGGVLCGISIRVERSGSDGQPISEWVTKWDGADNSQVEAVKGGLSGAMKRAAVQWGVGRYLYELPATWVRLDDRGRFAETPRIPREHLPQGTSGNATPGPQRGGQERASGGRSGGGRPEGPGGPPDGPASGRQRPMPPRSGQRRVIRPPASGDGDGRPAEPGF, from the coding sequence ATGAACGCCGCCGACCTCCCCCGCCTCGCCGACCCGTTCCCGCCCTCCGACGTGGAGTGGAAGCCGGGCGCGACGACGCGCGACAAGTCCAAAGGCCTCGCGATGGCCTACCTCACCAGCCGCGCCGTCCAGCAGCGGTTCGACGACGTCTGCGGCCCGGCCGACTGGCGCAACGAGTTCCAGCCGGGCCCCGACGGCGGCGTCCTCTGTGGCATCTCGATCCGCGTCGAGCGGTCTGGCTCCGACGGGCAGCCGATCTCCGAGTGGGTCACGAAGTGGGACGGCGCCGACAACTCGCAGGTCGAGGCGGTCAAGGGTGGCCTCTCTGGCGCCATGAAGCGGGCGGCCGTCCAGTGGGGCGTCGGGAGGTATCTCTATGAACTCCCCGCTACGTGGGTGCGGCTCGACGACCGCGGCCGGTTCGCGGAGACGCCTCGCATCCCGCGCGAGCACCTTCCGCAAGGCACGTCCGGCAACGCCACGCCGGGCCCCCAGCGCGGGGGCCAGGAGCGGGCGTCGGGCGGCCGGTCCGGCGGCGGGCGCCCGGAGGGCCCGGGCGGCCCGCCGGATGGGCCCGCCTCGGGGCGCCAGCGGCCGATGCCGCCGCGGAGCGGGCAACGCCGCGTGATCCGCCCCCCCGCCTCGGGCGACGGCGACGGCCGGCCCGCGGAACCGGGCTTCTAG
- a CDS encoding ammonium transporter: MRKALALALLLAPALVLAQDATPDAVQTNLDYVWTIVAAALVFLMQAGFALLETGLTRAKNAANIIMKNVMDAAAGSIVFFLIGFGLMFGPSLGGWIGTAGFGLTGLEGQEMSWVYTFFFFQAVFAATATTIVSGAVAERVNFAAYLIVSLVISGLIYPVFGSWAWGGLLNGGGWLEGLGFLDFAGSTVVHSVGGWAALAGALVVGARAGKYDADGKPVAIPGHSIPLAALGVFILWFGWFGFNAGSTTAGTTDIGIIAANTFLAAGAGAVAAMVVTWIRGGMPDVGMTLNGVLAGLVGITAGCDAVLPIGAVGIGLIAGVLVVYASLWLETFVDDPVGAVAVHGVCGAWGTLAVAIFAADGFSVAQLGVQAIGVAAAFLWTFPLAFVLFKVLKSAMGLRIDDEVETGGLDLHEHGTVAYPEFQNAAYAVPATAEPAHEPSTNGTHAPTPVSA; encoded by the coding sequence ATGAGGAAGGCTCTCGCCCTCGCCCTGCTCCTCGCACCGGCCCTCGTGCTGGCGCAGGACGCCACGCCGGACGCGGTTCAGACCAACCTGGACTACGTCTGGACGATCGTCGCCGCCGCGCTCGTGTTCCTCATGCAGGCCGGCTTCGCCCTGCTCGAGACCGGCCTGACGCGAGCCAAGAACGCCGCGAACATCATCATGAAGAACGTGATGGACGCCGCGGCCGGCTCCATCGTGTTCTTCCTCATCGGCTTCGGCCTGATGTTCGGCCCCTCCCTCGGCGGCTGGATCGGGACGGCCGGGTTCGGCCTGACCGGTCTCGAGGGCCAGGAGATGTCCTGGGTGTACACCTTCTTCTTCTTCCAGGCCGTCTTCGCCGCGACCGCCACGACGATCGTGTCGGGGGCCGTGGCCGAGCGGGTCAACTTCGCGGCGTACCTCATCGTGTCGCTCGTCATCAGCGGCCTGATCTACCCGGTCTTCGGGTCGTGGGCCTGGGGCGGCCTGCTCAACGGAGGTGGCTGGCTGGAGGGCCTCGGGTTCCTCGACTTCGCCGGTTCGACGGTGGTCCACTCGGTCGGCGGCTGGGCCGCGCTGGCGGGCGCGCTCGTCGTCGGCGCCCGCGCGGGCAAGTACGACGCCGACGGGAAGCCCGTCGCCATCCCAGGCCACAGCATCCCGCTGGCGGCGCTCGGCGTGTTCATCCTGTGGTTCGGCTGGTTCGGGTTCAACGCGGGCTCGACGACGGCCGGCACCACGGACATCGGGATCATCGCCGCCAACACGTTCCTGGCAGCCGGCGCCGGCGCCGTCGCGGCCATGGTCGTGACGTGGATCCGCGGCGGCATGCCGGACGTGGGGATGACGCTCAACGGCGTCCTCGCCGGCCTCGTCGGCATCACGGCCGGGTGCGACGCCGTCCTCCCGATCGGGGCCGTCGGCATCGGCCTGATCGCGGGCGTCCTCGTGGTCTACGCCTCGCTCTGGCTCGAGACGTTCGTCGACGACCCGGTCGGCGCGGTCGCCGTCCACGGCGTCTGCGGCGCGTGGGGCACGCTCGCCGTCGCCATCTTCGCGGCCGACGGGTTCAGCGTGGCCCAGCTCGGCGTCCAGGCCATCGGCGTCGCCGCGGCGTTCCTCTGGACGTTCCCGCTCGCCTTCGTCCTGTTCAAAGTGCTGAAGTCCGCGATGGGCCTCCGCATCGACGACGAGGTAGAGACGGGTGGCCTCGACCTCCACGAGCACGGGACGGTCGCCTACCCCGAGTTCCAGAACGCGGCCTACGCCGTCCCGGCCACTGCCGAGCCGGCTCACGAGCCCTCGACCAACGGCACCCACGCCCCCACCCCGGTCTCCGCCTGA
- a CDS encoding septal ring lytic transglycosylase RlpA family protein, producing the protein MRTPTPPAPSRRRRLAARIAGAKRRAMVVTSAALLAGGGTALTVAPSILTSDAPAVPASVAEAPVDATPPPATLLPPVAPVSDVREAPETDTEAGEAIGGGRASYYGRELAGNPTASGEPFDPTALTAAHRTLPLGTRVRVTHARTGESVVVRVNDRGPFHGDRVIDVSRAAADSIGLTRSGTAEVELERLPKTGGARG; encoded by the coding sequence ATGCGCACGCCGACTCCTCCTGCCCCCTCCCGCCGACGCCGACTGGCGGCCCGAATCGCCGGGGCCAAGCGCCGTGCGATGGTCGTGACGAGCGCCGCGCTGCTCGCCGGCGGGGGCACCGCGCTGACCGTTGCGCCCTCGATTCTGACTTCGGACGCCCCGGCTGTGCCCGCCTCGGTGGCCGAGGCGCCGGTCGACGCCACGCCACCTCCAGCCACGCTCCTCCCGCCGGTCGCCCCGGTGAGCGACGTGCGTGAGGCGCCCGAGACGGACACCGAGGCGGGCGAAGCGATCGGAGGCGGCCGGGCGAGCTACTACGGCCGCGAACTGGCCGGCAACCCGACGGCCAGCGGCGAGCCGTTCGACCCGACCGCCCTCACGGCGGCCCACCGGACGCTCCCGCTCGGCACGCGCGTCCGCGTGACGCACGCCCGGACCGGCGAGAGCGTCGTCGTCCGTGTCAACGACCGCGGTCCGTTCCACGGCGACCGCGTGATCGACGTGTCGCGCGCCGCGGCCGACTCGATCGGCCTGACGCGTTCGGGTACGGCCGAGGTCGAGTTGGAGCGGCTGCCGAAGACGGGCGGCGCCCGGGGCTAA
- a CDS encoding septal ring lytic transglycosylase RlpA family protein, with translation MRADASTEADASMEEGEASYYGDEFEGRPTASGEPFAQAALTAAHRTLPIGTRVRVTNVSTQESVVVRVNDRGPFAKRRVIDLSKAAAREIGMLESGTARVQLELVRGTHV, from the coding sequence ATGCGTGCTGACGCCTCTACGGAAGCTGACGCCTCTATGGAGGAAGGCGAGGCGAGCTACTACGGCGACGAGTTCGAGGGCCGGCCCACGGCGTCCGGCGAGCCGTTCGCCCAGGCCGCGCTCACGGCGGCCCACCGGACGCTCCCCATCGGCACGCGCGTTCGGGTGACGAACGTGTCGACCCAGGAGAGCGTCGTCGTCCGCGTTAACGACCGGGGGCCGTTCGCCAAGCGCCGCGTGATCGACCTGTCAAAGGCAGCGGCCCGCGAGATCGGGATGCTCGAGTCCGGGACGGCCCGCGTCCAGCTCGAGCTAGTGCGCGGGACTCACGTCTAG
- the argH gene encoding argininosuccinate lyase has protein sequence MPDPVDAPNPDPQASSQAIWHKGTAAEDWVTRFTVGEDWRWDTILLPYDLEGTRAHAWALGQVGVLTEAEVAEVSDALDAIRAAWEAGDVVVRPEDEDMHTVIERELTARLGDAGKKIHAGRSRNDQVLTALRLWLRDALAGIGAGARDVGGALLDHAEAGQTLLMPGYTHGQRAMPTTVAVWAAGYADLLTDDTEGLRAAADGANTSPWGSAAGYGVPVLDLPRDAVAERLGFARTQAIAAVQLSRGKAEGAVVHALVQLGLTLNRLASDLALFATSEFGFVKLPVEHTTGSSIMPQKRNPDVLELARATAHRLTAELHLLLTLPANLPGGYHRDLQLTKEALMRAVGATRDLVAAVAAVLPGVEWQADRMRAALSPDLFATAEALKRVEAGTPFRDAYREVGTHLDRLDVPTEADALAAYTSSGTPGNVDVGALRQRLAEAAGTGSDLDVSPAH, from the coding sequence ATGCCCGATCCAGTCGACGCCCCGAACCCTGACCCCCAAGCCTCGAGCCAGGCGATCTGGCACAAAGGCACGGCCGCCGAGGACTGGGTAACGCGGTTCACCGTCGGCGAGGACTGGCGGTGGGACACGATCCTTTTGCCGTACGACCTCGAGGGCACGCGGGCGCACGCGTGGGCGCTCGGGCAGGTCGGCGTGTTGACCGAGGCCGAGGTGGCGGAGGTCTCGGACGCGCTCGACGCAATCCGGGCAGCGTGGGAGGCGGGCGACGTCGTCGTGCGGCCCGAGGACGAGGACATGCACACCGTCATCGAGCGGGAGCTGACGGCGCGGCTCGGCGACGCGGGCAAGAAGATCCACGCCGGCCGGTCGCGAAACGACCAGGTGCTCACAGCCCTCCGCCTCTGGCTCCGCGACGCGCTCGCGGGCATCGGCGCCGGCGCCCGCGACGTGGGCGGGGCGCTCCTCGACCACGCCGAGGCGGGTCAGACCCTCTTGATGCCCGGCTACACGCACGGCCAGCGCGCCATGCCCACGACCGTCGCCGTCTGGGCCGCCGGTTACGCGGATCTGTTGACGGACGACACCGAAGGCCTCCGCGCCGCGGCGGACGGGGCCAACACGTCGCCGTGGGGGAGCGCGGCGGGCTACGGCGTGCCGGTCCTCGACCTCCCGCGCGACGCCGTCGCCGAGCGGCTCGGGTTCGCGCGCACGCAGGCGATCGCGGCCGTCCAGCTGTCGCGTGGCAAGGCCGAGGGCGCCGTCGTCCACGCCCTCGTCCAACTCGGTCTCACGCTGAACCGGCTCGCGAGCGACCTGGCCCTGTTTGCGACATCCGAATTCGGGTTCGTCAAACTGCCGGTGGAGCACACGACGGGCTCGTCGATCATGCCGCAGAAGCGGAATCCGGACGTGCTGGAGCTGGCCCGCGCGACGGCGCACCGGCTCACGGCCGAGCTCCACCTTCTCCTGACGCTCCCGGCCAACCTGCCGGGCGGCTACCACCGCGACCTCCAACTCACGAAGGAGGCGCTGATGCGGGCCGTCGGCGCGACGCGGGACCTCGTGGCGGCCGTCGCCGCCGTGCTGCCGGGCGTGGAGTGGCAGGCCGACCGGATGCGGGCGGCGCTGTCGCCGGACCTGTTCGCGACGGCCGAAGCGCTCAAGCGGGTCGAGGCCGGGACGCCGTTCCGCGACGCCTACCGCGAGGTCGGCACCCACCTCGACCGCCTCGACGTGCCCACCGAGGCGGACGCGCTCGCGGCCTACACGTCGTCCGGCACGCCCGGCAACGTGGACGTCGGTGCGCTCCGTCAGCGGCTGGCGGAGGCGGCCGGAACAGGATCCGATCTAGACGTGAGTCCCGCGCACTAG
- a CDS encoding M20/M25/M40 family metallo-hydrolase, with translation MNVLDLHADLVRIPSLSFKEKAAADYVEMTLRQVDGLDVGRLDENVWASLGDGDEVLLLCSHLDVVPPSEGHPYPPFSPTRVDGAVYGRGAVDAKASGAAMLTALVELAESGWRPPSGGRLVVALTECEETGAENNGMEKMRARVFGDALPEPTAALVGEPTELRPCLAQKGLLILNATAHGETAHAARAHLGKNALTVAARDLLAVDALDYDTADPLLGKPTFTATLIEGGTAKNVVPDRCRFTLDVRSTPAATHAELTSFIRGALESRVEVYSDRLIPCSTPADAPIARATVAALAGLGLDAEPFGSPTASDWIHLSDVPAVKIGPGRSELSHTPDEHVEIDQLERAVEVYADITRRYFTSAES, from the coding sequence TTGAACGTCCTCGACCTCCACGCCGACCTCGTCCGCATCCCGTCGCTCTCGTTCAAGGAGAAGGCGGCGGCCGACTACGTCGAGATGACGCTTCGCCAGGTCGACGGTCTCGACGTGGGGCGGCTCGACGAGAACGTGTGGGCCAGCCTCGGCGACGGCGACGAGGTGCTGCTTCTGTGCTCCCATCTCGACGTGGTGCCGCCGAGCGAGGGCCACCCGTACCCGCCGTTCTCGCCCACGAGAGTCGACGGCGCCGTCTACGGCCGTGGGGCGGTCGACGCGAAGGCCAGCGGTGCGGCGATGCTGACCGCGCTCGTCGAACTGGCCGAGTCGGGCTGGCGGCCGCCGTCGGGCGGGCGGCTCGTCGTCGCGCTGACGGAGTGCGAGGAGACGGGCGCCGAGAACAACGGGATGGAGAAGATGCGGGCCCGCGTGTTCGGCGACGCGCTCCCGGAGCCCACCGCGGCGCTCGTGGGCGAGCCGACGGAGCTCCGGCCGTGCCTCGCGCAGAAGGGCCTGCTCATCCTCAACGCGACGGCCCACGGCGAGACGGCGCACGCCGCCCGCGCCCACCTCGGAAAAAACGCGCTGACGGTCGCCGCCCGCGACCTCCTCGCGGTCGACGCGCTCGACTATGACACGGCGGACCCGCTCCTCGGCAAGCCGACGTTCACGGCGACCCTGATCGAGGGTGGGACGGCCAAGAACGTCGTCCCGGATCGGTGCCGGTTCACGCTCGACGTCCGCTCGACGCCGGCCGCCACGCACGCCGAGCTGACCTCCTTCATCCGCGGGGCGCTGGAGAGCCGCGTCGAGGTCTACTCCGACCGCCTCATCCCGTGCTCGACGCCCGCCGACGCGCCCATCGCCCGCGCCACGGTCGCCGCGCTCGCCGGCCTCGGCCTCGACGCCGAGCCCTTCGGCAGCCCCACCGCCTCCGACTGGATCCACCTGTCGGACGTTCCGGCCGTCAAGATCGGCCCCGGCCGCAGCGAGCTCTCGCACACGCCCGACGAGCACGTCGAGATCGACCAGCTCGAGCGGGCCGTCGAGGTCTACGCCGACATCACGCGGCGGTACTTCACGAGCGCGGAGTCGTGA
- the argB gene encoding acetylglutamate kinase, with amino-acid sequence MKSPQPRVSRSVVVKLGGAILADAEAVAEVWTGVQALGGPAVLVHGGGPQATALARRLGHEPRIVAGRRVTSDLDLDVMLWTLRGELNARLVASARAAGVRAVGVSGADGGLVRVHRRPPRDVDGETVDFGHVGDVDGVAPALVETLLGAGFTPVVATICADDAGALYNVNADTVAFELAAALGATRLDLVTEAGGVRRDADDPDSRLDRLTAAEVEAGVAEGWIAGGMRPKLEVARAALRRGVPAVRVCAPADIAGGGGTTVVP; translated from the coding sequence GTGAAGAGTCCTCAGCCCCGAGTTTCCCGTTCCGTCGTCGTCAAGCTGGGCGGGGCGATCCTGGCCGATGCCGAGGCCGTCGCCGAGGTCTGGACCGGTGTCCAGGCGCTGGGCGGGCCGGCCGTGCTCGTCCACGGCGGCGGGCCGCAGGCGACGGCGCTCGCACGGCGCCTCGGCCACGAGCCGCGGATCGTTGCCGGGCGCCGCGTGACGAGCGACCTCGACCTCGACGTGATGCTGTGGACGCTCCGCGGCGAGCTCAACGCCCGCCTCGTGGCGTCGGCGCGCGCGGCCGGCGTCCGCGCCGTTGGCGTGAGCGGGGCCGACGGCGGGCTCGTCCGGGTCCACCGCCGGCCGCCGCGCGACGTGGATGGCGAGACCGTCGACTTCGGGCACGTCGGCGACGTCGACGGCGTCGCCCCGGCGCTCGTCGAGACGCTCCTCGGCGCCGGATTCACGCCCGTCGTCGCTACGATCTGCGCCGACGACGCGGGCGCGCTGTACAACGTCAACGCCGACACGGTCGCCTTCGAGCTGGCGGCGGCGCTCGGGGCCACCCGCCTCGACCTCGTGACCGAGGCCGGCGGGGTCCGCCGCGACGCCGACGACCCCGACAGCCGCCTCGACCGGCTCACGGCCGCGGAGGTGGAGGCCGGCGTGGCGGAGGGCTGGATCGCAGGCGGGATGCGGCCCAAGCTGGAGGTCGCGCGCGCCGCGCTCCGGCGGGGCGTGCCCGCCGTCCGCGTCTGCGCCCCGGCCGACATCGCCGGCGGCGGCGGCACCACCGTCGTCCCCTGA
- a CDS encoding N-acetylornithine carbamoyltransferase: protein MNHLTSWTDLPAATWQACLDRALWHRQHRAWTQSAAGKALGLVFFNPSLRTRASMDLAAAHLGAHPVTLTPGSGTWGLETRDGVTMDGDAAEHVKEAFGVLSRYVDALGVRTFATLSDYEADHEDRAFRAAVAASAVPVVNLESARWHPCQELGDAATICDHVGDPRGKKFVLHWAPHPKPLPRAVPNSAVMMAARLGMEVIVARPDGFGLDADVLALAQKEASKHGGSVTESSHRPDALSGASVVYAKAWSGGTVYDAPELEARQRASHADWRLSNGDMTRTDRAAFMHCLPVRRGVVVDGDVLDHERAIHLLQAEYRLHAQKAVLEWVWGLEGLGTGD, encoded by the coding sequence ATGAACCACCTCACCTCCTGGACCGACCTTCCCGCCGCGACCTGGCAGGCGTGCCTCGACCGCGCGCTCTGGCACCGCCAGCACCGCGCCTGGACACAGTCGGCGGCGGGCAAGGCGCTCGGGCTCGTCTTCTTCAACCCGTCGCTTCGGACGCGGGCGTCGATGGACCTCGCGGCGGCCCACCTCGGCGCCCACCCGGTCACGCTCACGCCCGGCTCCGGCACGTGGGGCCTGGAGACGCGCGACGGCGTGACGATGGACGGCGACGCGGCCGAGCACGTCAAGGAGGCCTTCGGCGTCCTGAGCCGCTACGTCGACGCCCTCGGCGTGCGGACGTTCGCGACGCTGAGCGACTACGAGGCCGACCACGAGGACCGCGCCTTCCGCGCCGCCGTGGCCGCCTCGGCGGTGCCGGTCGTCAACCTCGAGTCGGCGCGGTGGCACCCGTGCCAGGAACTCGGCGACGCGGCGACGATCTGCGATCACGTCGGCGACCCGCGCGGGAAGAAGTTCGTGCTCCACTGGGCCCCGCACCCGAAGCCGCTGCCCCGCGCCGTCCCGAACTCGGCCGTGATGATGGCGGCCCGGCTCGGGATGGAGGTGATCGTCGCGCGGCCCGACGGGTTCGGCCTCGACGCCGACGTGCTCGCCCTCGCGCAGAAGGAGGCCAGCAAGCACGGCGGCTCCGTGACGGAGTCGTCGCACCGCCCCGACGCGCTCTCCGGCGCGAGCGTGGTCTACGCCAAGGCGTGGTCGGGCGGCACGGTCTACGACGCGCCGGAGCTGGAAGCGCGGCAGCGCGCGTCCCACGCCGACTGGCGGCTCTCGAACGGCGACATGACGCGGACCGACCGGGCCGCGTTCATGCACTGCCTCCCCGTCCGTCGCGGCGTCGTGGTCGACGGCGACGTGCTGGACCACGAGCGGGCGATCCACCTGCTCCAGGCCGAGTACCGGCTCCACGCGCAGAAGGCGGTTCTGGAGTGGGTGTGGGGACTGGAGGGACTCGGGACCGGGGACTAG
- a CDS encoding aspartate aminotransferase family protein — protein MVLDPLALEDAVTLPTYAKPPVALVRGEGTHVWDHEGREYLDFYGGHCVALLGHCPPRVVEAIREQAGEMLFYSNAVYSPVRAEAAQALVDLAPDGLGRAFWCNSGTEANETALKLARSVTGRNRVVAFSEGFHGRTLGSLAATYGDTYHAPYRDVLPETTWVPFGWEGAVEDALAGEDVAALILEPMQSMAGITEARPEFYRAIREICDRTGTVLIFDEVQTGVGRTGTFLYGEHVGVTPDLVSLAKSLGAGVPVGAVLVNDAIAATVKAGDQGTTFGGGMLAMAAVKATLAQLVDDDLMARAVALFARLGDGLAEVDGVTEVRGRGCLIGVSLDRPAKPVAGALREAGVIVGTSGRADTLRLMPPLTTPDADVDDFLGRFADVLNA, from the coding sequence ATGGTCCTCGATCCGCTGGCGCTCGAAGACGCCGTCACGCTCCCGACGTACGCCAAGCCGCCCGTCGCGCTCGTCCGCGGGGAGGGGACGCACGTGTGGGACCACGAGGGGCGCGAGTACCTCGACTTCTACGGCGGCCACTGCGTCGCCTTGCTGGGCCACTGTCCGCCGCGCGTCGTCGAGGCGATCCGGGAGCAGGCCGGCGAGATGCTGTTCTACTCCAACGCCGTCTACAGCCCCGTCCGCGCTGAGGCCGCGCAGGCGCTCGTGGACCTCGCGCCGGACGGCCTGGGCCGCGCGTTCTGGTGCAACTCGGGGACGGAGGCCAACGAGACGGCGCTCAAGCTGGCTCGGTCGGTCACAGGGCGGAACCGCGTCGTCGCGTTCTCCGAGGGCTTCCACGGGCGGACGCTGGGCTCGTTGGCCGCGACCTACGGCGACACGTACCACGCGCCGTACCGCGACGTGCTGCCCGAGACGACGTGGGTGCCGTTCGGCTGGGAGGGCGCCGTCGAGGATGCGCTGGCCGGCGAGGACGTCGCCGCGCTGATCCTCGAGCCGATGCAGTCGATGGCCGGCATCACCGAGGCCCGGCCCGAGTTCTACCGCGCGATCCGCGAGATCTGCGACCGGACGGGCACCGTGCTGATCTTCGACGAGGTCCAGACGGGCGTCGGTCGGACCGGCACGTTCCTCTACGGCGAGCACGTCGGCGTGACGCCGGACCTCGTGAGCCTAGCGAAGAGCCTCGGCGCGGGCGTCCCCGTCGGCGCCGTGCTCGTGAACGACGCGATCGCGGCGACGGTCAAGGCGGGCGACCAGGGCACGACGTTCGGCGGCGGGATGCTGGCGATGGCGGCCGTCAAGGCGACGCTCGCGCAGCTCGTCGACGACGACCTCATGGCGCGGGCCGTCGCGCTCTTCGCCCGCCTCGGCGACGGGCTCGCCGAGGTGGACGGAGTCACGGAGGTGCGGGGCCGCGGCTGCCTCATCGGCGTGTCGCTCGACCGCCCGGCGAAGCCCGTCGCCGGCGCGCTCCGCGAGGCCGGCGTGATCGTCGGGACCTCCGGCCGGGCCGACACGCTCCGCCTCATGCCGCCGCTCACGACGCCCGACGCCGACGTCGACGACTTCCTCGGCCGGTTCGCGGACGTCTTGAACGCATAA